One part of the Natronorubrum sediminis genome encodes these proteins:
- a CDS encoding ABC transporter substrate-binding protein: protein MPGSGIHRRQVLSGLGVGAAGLFAGCLGGGDDDELHILTDLTGGEWETYWEEELIPGFEEDSDVPVNIEYTGLHGSGEQRLATLLQSGDAPEFYHGTTSEFGDLINQGLTRQVDDVVDDLEEEWGDALFKYTLQPMTGDRDEETHSIPHGVYVGGCLNYRADVYEALDLEVPETWDDLVDNAQAIDESDEFEEMRGFGLPGEPVGKSGSDFANWLYNSGGDVWQENGDGEIELWFDEEHVMPVLDVLLELSEYSPDASAIGWEDTIEDWIGGRYGQCFMNNAWLCGPAYEAGAEDLALATEQALIPTRDGADPVTRGWVLVNGTPIIDGSSNPETAEEFKRYMYGADNHVEVSLMEPMRFIPPYEEIIEEDEYQEADIFQVEDGAFLEKNEFIMDEIVPELESPELPSNPETLHVGTFDIPAELTNRVLVDDEDPEEAYEWAVGEYEARYDDVQEQANY from the coding sequence ATGCCAGGTAGTGGTATACACAGGCGACAGGTACTGTCAGGTCTTGGCGTTGGGGCGGCCGGCCTCTTCGCGGGGTGTCTCGGCGGCGGAGACGACGACGAACTACACATCCTCACCGATCTGACTGGCGGCGAGTGGGAAACGTACTGGGAGGAAGAACTCATCCCGGGATTCGAGGAAGACTCGGACGTCCCGGTCAACATCGAGTACACGGGCTTACACGGGTCGGGTGAACAACGACTCGCGACGCTGTTGCAATCCGGTGACGCACCCGAGTTCTACCACGGAACGACCTCCGAGTTCGGCGACCTGATCAACCAGGGGCTGACCAGGCAGGTCGACGACGTGGTCGACGACCTCGAGGAGGAGTGGGGTGACGCACTGTTCAAGTACACGCTCCAGCCGATGACCGGCGACCGTGACGAGGAGACGCACTCGATTCCCCACGGCGTCTACGTGGGTGGCTGTCTCAACTACCGAGCTGACGTCTACGAGGCGCTGGATCTCGAGGTGCCCGAGACATGGGACGACCTCGTCGACAACGCCCAGGCCATCGACGAGTCGGACGAGTTCGAAGAGATGCGCGGCTTCGGCCTCCCGGGAGAGCCAGTCGGGAAATCCGGCTCGGACTTCGCGAATTGGCTGTACAACTCCGGCGGCGACGTCTGGCAGGAAAACGGCGACGGCGAGATCGAGTTGTGGTTCGACGAGGAACACGTGATGCCGGTGTTAGACGTCTTGCTCGAGCTATCGGAGTACTCACCGGACGCGTCGGCGATCGGCTGGGAAGACACCATCGAGGACTGGATCGGCGGCAGATACGGCCAGTGTTTCATGAACAACGCGTGGCTCTGTGGTCCAGCGTACGAGGCGGGCGCGGAGGACCTCGCGCTCGCGACCGAGCAAGCACTGATACCGACGCGAGACGGTGCCGACCCGGTAACGCGAGGGTGGGTGCTCGTCAATGGGACGCCGATCATCGACGGCTCGAGCAACCCAGAGACCGCCGAGGAGTTCAAACGGTACATGTACGGGGCAGACAATCACGTCGAGGTGTCCCTGATGGAACCGATGCGATTCATCCCGCCCTACGAGGAGATCATCGAGGAAGACGAGTACCAGGAGGCGGATATCTTCCAGGTCGAAGACGGCGCGTTCCTCGAGAAAAACGAGTTCATCATGGACGAGATCGTTCCCGAACTTGAGAGCCCGGAACTGCCGTCGAATCCGGAGACGCTCCACGTCGGGACGTTCGACATCCCTGCTGAGCTAACCAACCGAGTGCTCGTCGACGACGAAGATCCCGAAGAGGCCTACGAGTGGGCGGTCGGCGAGTACGAAGCACGATACGATGACGTCCAAGAGCAAGCGAACTACTGA
- a CDS encoding RDD family protein: MLDSIPTKRVPDPDLESASPSLLKRRAIATGIDLAVCYFVIETAILAVLLVAFTDAFLALGNGAFLLSLVGLVPIYLGYTFCFEWRYGRTPGKKRMGLLVVSEDGAHLSVHDAAIRNVLRYVDWLPVGYVLGWFVVRRSPTGRRLGDRLAGTLVVRPVTTAESLYDRDAHARAASGSSERQ, translated from the coding sequence GTGCTCGATTCGATTCCCACCAAACGAGTGCCCGACCCCGACCTCGAGTCGGCGTCGCCATCGTTGCTCAAACGCCGAGCGATCGCGACGGGAATCGACCTCGCCGTGTGCTACTTCGTTATCGAGACGGCGATACTGGCCGTATTGTTGGTCGCGTTCACGGACGCCTTCCTCGCACTCGGAAACGGTGCGTTCCTCTTGAGCCTCGTCGGGCTCGTCCCGATCTACCTCGGCTATACGTTTTGCTTCGAGTGGCGCTACGGCCGAACGCCGGGCAAAAAGCGAATGGGGCTCCTCGTCGTCAGCGAAGACGGCGCTCACCTGTCCGTACACGACGCAGCAATTCGAAACGTCCTGCGATACGTCGACTGGCTCCCCGTCGGCTACGTTCTCGGCTGGTTCGTCGTTCGTCGCTCCCCGACCGGTCGTAGATTGGGTGATCGTCTCGCTGGCACGCTCGTCGTCCGACCGGTTACGACCGCGGAGTCGCTCTACGATCGCGACGCGCACGCACGAGCCGCTTCCGGCTCGAGCGAGCGTCAGTAG
- a CDS encoding APC family permease, with protein MSNAEFKIIDEKIGLFGGTLLLVGNVIAMTAFLLPAHLIADDGLGPEVAIAMMLVILPVTFSILSTLQIGGAMPAAGGSYVYGSRLISPFFGFLLPWIVIPSIWLGQLYLAFGFAEFMRFFPTFDWIPMWALMYAVMIPFIILNILGIRIVTQVQIVLVSIIIGGMLLFIVPGSLYIDTANYTGMFESGTGAFFLAIVSLSIAMHGFNLATDLGEELEDPVKNIPRVLGLSAVISIGLMVLLVVVAVGVVPLDFYIENRDAGVAYAAFEFLPTGGAYFVAFAAVVGAFTSLNTLYTAYSRQLMRAARDEAIPLYFAKLHPKYQTPHRAILLLAVPALLMVPPISSTTPVIMAAILSITSMIGAIISAVALWNLPKRFERRYEYSIYKLPRPVLKVVAIMSALVSSIFLAGVSLELGWILAIIFGWIILAYPAYRYRVRSLQEKKDVDLVKRMKSLHDYEEQRAEEGSRASESETEAETETPETQSNTSSTAED; from the coding sequence ATGTCTAACGCAGAGTTCAAGATTATCGACGAGAAGATCGGTCTCTTCGGGGGCACGTTACTCCTCGTCGGCAACGTTATCGCGATGACGGCGTTCCTCTTACCGGCTCACTTGATCGCTGACGACGGCCTCGGACCGGAGGTCGCCATCGCCATGATGCTCGTCATCCTACCGGTGACCTTTAGCATCCTCAGCACGCTCCAAATCGGTGGTGCGATGCCCGCGGCAGGTGGGAGTTACGTCTACGGCTCGAGGCTGATCAGTCCGTTCTTCGGGTTCTTACTCCCGTGGATTGTCATCCCCTCGATCTGGCTCGGCCAACTGTACCTCGCGTTTGGGTTCGCCGAGTTCATGCGCTTTTTCCCGACGTTCGATTGGATTCCGATGTGGGCACTGATGTACGCCGTCATGATTCCGTTCATCATCCTGAACATCCTGGGGATCCGGATCGTGACGCAGGTTCAGATCGTCCTCGTCTCGATCATCATCGGCGGAATGTTGCTCTTCATCGTGCCGGGATCACTCTACATCGACACCGCGAACTACACGGGCATGTTCGAATCCGGAACGGGTGCGTTCTTCCTCGCGATCGTCTCGTTATCGATCGCGATGCACGGGTTCAATCTCGCGACCGACTTAGGTGAGGAACTCGAGGATCCGGTGAAGAACATTCCCAGGGTGTTGGGACTCAGCGCCGTGATCTCGATCGGGCTCATGGTGCTCCTCGTCGTCGTCGCCGTCGGCGTCGTTCCGCTCGACTTCTACATCGAGAATCGAGACGCGGGCGTCGCGTACGCGGCCTTCGAGTTCCTGCCGACCGGCGGTGCCTACTTCGTCGCCTTCGCCGCCGTCGTCGGGGCGTTTACCTCGCTCAACACGCTCTATACCGCGTACTCGAGACAGCTCATGCGAGCGGCTCGAGACGAGGCAATTCCGCTGTACTTCGCGAAACTCCACCCGAAGTACCAGACGCCACACCGAGCGATCTTGTTGCTCGCCGTCCCGGCGCTGCTTATGGTGCCGCCGATTAGCTCGACGACGCCCGTCATCATGGCGGCAATTCTCTCGATCACGTCGATGATTGGTGCGATCATCAGCGCGGTCGCGCTGTGGAACCTGCCGAAGCGCTTCGAGCGTCGCTACGAGTACTCGATCTACAAACTGCCACGACCAGTGCTGAAAGTCGTCGCCATCATGAGTGCGCTCGTGTCGTCGATCTTCCTGGCCGGCGTCTCGCTCGAACTCGGCTGGATCCTCGCGATTATCTTCGGCTGGATTATCCTCGCGTACCCGGCCTACCGATACCGGGTTCGCTCGCTGCAAGAGAAAAAAGACGTCGACCTCGTCAAACGGATGAAATCGCTGCACGATTACGAAGAACAGCGAGCCGAAGAGGGCTCTCGCGCCTCGGAGTCCGAGACCGAGGCAGAGACTGAAACGCCAGAGACGCAATCGAACACCTCATCGACCGCCGAAGACTGA
- a CDS encoding acyl-CoA dehydrogenase family protein, which produces MMLSDEQRMVRDSIREFMDEEIAPDLPEADRDPLSKADAIDYMQKMAEIDVGPYAEERFDDPLTSTIVSEEVSRVWPSLQVTMGMSLPVTMFEIFSERTREAYAEEWETDRLVGCFAITEPAGGSDTKVPNTTATKDGDEYVITGEKTWVSNAPIADIALVVAWDDEHDQRDMFLVDQKTAGFETRPLEKLGWKGSPTGQLFFDECRIPQENKLSRAVMEAMSDGRMDPSESSFATGGGAGGNPLNTMFASMRNGMAAISVGIMQAAYEAALEYATDREVFEKPIGQHQLVQEKLYNIRAGLETGRLLTRHTAQMIDAGDPDARMLSSLSKGWVCEKSVDVTDDAMQIYGGNGLSTEYPLERYYRDARTMTIPDGTTEIQKLVVGYELTDMQAYT; this is translated from the coding sequence ATGATGCTCAGCGACGAACAACGGATGGTTCGAGACTCGATTCGGGAGTTCATGGACGAAGAGATCGCACCGGATTTGCCAGAGGCCGATCGCGACCCCCTCTCGAAAGCCGACGCGATCGACTACATGCAAAAGATGGCCGAAATAGACGTGGGGCCGTACGCCGAGGAACGCTTCGACGACCCGCTGACGAGTACCATCGTCAGCGAGGAGGTGTCTCGCGTGTGGCCGAGCCTGCAGGTGACGATGGGGATGTCGCTACCGGTGACGATGTTCGAGATCTTCTCCGAGCGAACGCGCGAAGCCTACGCCGAGGAGTGGGAGACCGACCGACTCGTCGGCTGTTTCGCGATCACGGAACCGGCGGGCGGGTCGGATACCAAGGTGCCGAACACGACCGCGACCAAAGACGGCGACGAGTACGTCATCACCGGCGAGAAAACGTGGGTGTCGAACGCCCCGATCGCCGATATCGCGCTCGTCGTCGCCTGGGACGACGAACACGACCAACGGGACATGTTCCTCGTCGACCAGAAGACCGCCGGCTTCGAGACCAGACCGCTCGAGAAACTCGGCTGGAAGGGCTCACCGACGGGCCAACTCTTCTTCGACGAGTGTCGCATTCCACAGGAGAACAAACTCTCTCGAGCGGTGATGGAGGCGATGAGCGACGGTCGAATGGATCCGAGCGAGTCGTCGTTCGCGACGGGCGGTGGTGCCGGCGGAAACCCCTTGAACACGATGTTCGCCTCGATGCGAAACGGAATGGCCGCCATCTCCGTGGGCATCATGCAAGCCGCCTACGAGGCCGCACTCGAGTACGCCACCGATCGGGAAGTCTTCGAGAAACCTATCGGCCAACACCAACTCGTCCAGGAGAAACTCTACAACATCCGTGCCGGCCTCGAGACGGGGCGACTCCTGACGCGTCACACCGCCCAGATGATCGACGCTGGGGACCCGGACGCCCGGATGCTCTCCTCGCTCTCGAAGGGCTGGGTCTGTGAGAAATCGGTCGACGTAACCGACGACGCCATGCAAATCTACGGTGGCAACGGCCTCTCGACGGAGTACCCCCTCGAGCGCTACTACCGGGATGCGCGGACGATGACCATCCCGGACGGCACCACCGAAATTCAGAAACTGGTCGTCGGCTACGAACTGACCGACATGCAGGCGTACACCTGA
- a CDS encoding MTH865 family protein encodes MSEPDPEEIRSQLVDAFDGADYPVSNPMEFLPALPNGPATTFESGDFSMSIMELQNASDGGDSDRYPYHGPEEVADDIVDGLQNAGELPS; translated from the coding sequence ATGTCCGAGCCAGATCCCGAAGAGATCCGATCACAGCTCGTCGACGCGTTCGACGGTGCAGACTACCCCGTCTCGAACCCGATGGAGTTCCTCCCGGCGTTGCCCAACGGCCCGGCAACGACGTTCGAGTCGGGTGACTTCTCGATGTCGATTATGGAACTCCAGAACGCGTCCGACGGCGGCGACTCCGATCGATACCCCTACCACGGCCCCGAGGAAGTCGCCGACGACATCGTCGACGGCCTTCAAAACGCCGGCGAACTCCCGAGTTGA
- a CDS encoding acetyl-CoA acetyltransferase: MAEPIVAGVAESDLGETPDRNWLDNAGIATVRALEDAGLALEDVDGVAVAGGNDYMPALVLSEYLDLEEPSVLEGTEIGGSSFESFCGHIGDAMARGRADVVVIAYGSTRKTGPGRDQSLEITHPVDGFVRPTGLFRPPGAYAMAARRHMHEYGTTEEQLAEIAVATREWASMNPKAEHQDSITVDDVLESRQIAEPFNLLDCCLVSDGGGAVVLVSEEKARELGVPEIAVSGVASTSTHRQDISEMPDMTTTGAAVTGPKAFEQAGITPDDVDVAQLYDSFTYTALVTLEDLGFCEKGEGGSFVEGGTTAPGGELPMNTQGGGLSYCHPGHFGVFVLIEAVRQLRGDYTGDRQVDGAEVAVAHGTGGILSSSSTVVLRREA; this comes from the coding sequence GTGGCTGAACCGATCGTCGCCGGCGTCGCCGAGAGCGACCTCGGCGAAACACCCGACCGAAACTGGCTCGACAACGCGGGCATCGCGACCGTTCGCGCACTCGAGGACGCCGGGCTAGCACTCGAGGACGTCGACGGCGTCGCCGTCGCCGGCGGGAACGACTACATGCCCGCGCTGGTCCTCTCTGAGTACCTCGACCTCGAGGAGCCGTCCGTGCTCGAGGGCACCGAAATCGGCGGCTCGTCGTTCGAGAGCTTCTGTGGTCACATCGGCGACGCGATGGCTCGCGGGAGAGCGGACGTGGTCGTGATCGCCTACGGCTCGACGCGCAAGACCGGGCCCGGCCGGGATCAGTCGCTCGAGATTACGCACCCCGTCGACGGATTCGTTCGACCGACGGGACTCTTTCGCCCGCCCGGGGCGTACGCGATGGCCGCCCGTCGGCACATGCACGAGTACGGGACGACAGAGGAGCAACTGGCCGAAATCGCCGTCGCCACGCGCGAGTGGGCGTCGATGAACCCGAAAGCCGAACATCAGGACTCGATCACGGTCGACGACGTCCTCGAGTCGCGCCAGATCGCGGAGCCGTTCAACCTCCTCGACTGCTGTCTCGTCTCCGACGGCGGTGGCGCGGTCGTGTTGGTTTCCGAGGAGAAAGCTCGAGAACTCGGGGTCCCCGAAATCGCCGTCTCCGGCGTCGCCTCGACGAGCACGCACCGACAGGACATCAGCGAGATGCCCGACATGACGACCACTGGCGCGGCCGTCACGGGACCGAAGGCGTTCGAACAGGCCGGAATCACCCCCGACGACGTAGACGTCGCCCAACTCTACGATTCGTTCACCTACACCGCCCTCGTGACGCTCGAGGACCTCGGTTTCTGCGAGAAGGGAGAAGGCGGGTCGTTCGTCGAGGGCGGAACCACAGCTCCGGGAGGCGAGTTGCCGATGAACACCCAGGGTGGCGGGCTTTCGTACTGCCATCCGGGTCACTTCGGGGTGTTCGTGCTCATCGAAGCCGTCCGCCAACTTCGGGGCGACTACACGGGTGATCGACAGGTCGACGGAGCGGAGGTCGCCGTCGCACACGGCACCGGCGGCATCCTCTCCTCGAGTAGCACCGTCGTCCTCCGGAGGGAAGCATGA
- a CDS encoding Zn-ribbon domain-containing OB-fold protein, whose translation MSGSESPVVEDRRESWEGPVPVPSGANEAFWEATLEGELLYQRCEECATAQLYPRAVCTGCGATDPPFEASNGVGTVYSYTVCHIPGEPGFSDRTPYVVAAVTLEEGPRLLALLECDPETVEVGMPLEVTFWQVSEEAAIPVFVPR comes from the coding sequence ATGAGCGGGTCCGAATCCCCCGTCGTCGAGGATCGCCGGGAGTCGTGGGAAGGGCCGGTCCCAGTCCCGAGCGGTGCGAACGAGGCGTTCTGGGAAGCCACGCTCGAGGGCGAGTTGCTGTACCAGCGCTGTGAGGAGTGTGCAACTGCACAGCTCTACCCGCGTGCGGTCTGTACGGGCTGTGGGGCCACCGATCCGCCGTTCGAGGCGAGTAACGGCGTCGGGACGGTGTACTCCTACACCGTCTGTCACATCCCCGGCGAACCCGGCTTTAGCGACCGCACGCCGTACGTCGTCGCCGCGGTGACCCTCGAGGAGGGGCCGCGGCTGCTCGCATTGCTCGAGTGCGACCCGGAGACGGTCGAAGTCGGCATGCCACTCGAGGTCACCTTCTGGCAGGTCTCCGAAGAGGCGGCGATCCCGGTGTTCGTGCCTCGGTGA
- a CDS encoding FAS1-like dehydratase domain-containing protein: MADLEAMVGDSRVTVEDFRIEPGKVEEFARSITDPNPVFRDAGVADERGFDRLPAPLTYARVSRFPRYRPDDLEMYGFDLGFRPEYVLHGEQGYEYERPLQVGDVLTGTTTLTDVFQRNGGRAGTMTFAVYETEYRDEGDDLVLTDRATVIETDGAVEDDESDAENGEDGTGPTDGDDSTATDDTVPPAAAVDRVRSADDLAVGDTGPTVVVEDLERVHFVKYAGASGDFNPIHYDEPYARQAGNESVFGQGMFTAGVASRVVTDWFGLGAVDSFSVRFQSQVFPDDSIAATAEVVDRQPDDGVVEVDLAVENQHGETLLTGSATATLSDD; encoded by the coding sequence ATGGCCGACCTCGAGGCCATGGTCGGCGACTCGCGAGTCACCGTCGAGGATTTCCGGATCGAACCGGGCAAAGTCGAGGAGTTCGCCCGCTCGATCACCGATCCGAACCCCGTCTTTCGCGACGCTGGCGTCGCCGACGAACGCGGATTCGACCGCCTGCCCGCGCCCCTGACGTACGCTCGAGTCAGCCGGTTCCCCCGCTATCGACCCGACGACCTCGAGATGTACGGCTTCGACCTCGGTTTTCGACCGGAGTACGTCCTCCACGGCGAGCAGGGCTACGAGTACGAGCGGCCGCTGCAAGTCGGCGACGTGCTGACGGGGACGACCACCCTGACGGACGTCTTCCAGCGCAACGGCGGGCGCGCCGGAACGATGACGTTCGCCGTCTACGAGACAGAGTACCGCGACGAAGGCGACGACCTCGTGCTCACCGATCGGGCGACGGTCATCGAGACCGACGGTGCCGTCGAAGACGACGAGAGCGACGCTGAAAACGGCGAGGACGGGACGGGCCCGACGGACGGAGACGATTCGACGGCCACCGACGACACCGTCCCACCCGCGGCGGCGGTCGACCGAGTTCGCTCGGCGGACGACCTCGCCGTCGGCGATACCGGCCCGACGGTCGTCGTCGAGGACCTCGAGCGAGTACACTTCGTCAAGTACGCGGGCGCGAGCGGGGATTTCAACCCGATTCACTACGACGAACCCTACGCCCGCCAAGCGGGCAACGAGAGCGTCTTCGGCCAGGGGATGTTCACCGCCGGCGTCGCGTCTCGAGTGGTCACCGACTGGTTCGGCCTCGGGGCCGTCGACTCCTTCAGCGTCCGCTTCCAGTCGCAGGTCTTCCCCGACGACTCGATCGCTGCGACGGCTGAAGTCGTCGACAGGCAGCCCGACGACGGCGTCGTCGAGGTCGACCTCGCGGTCGAGAACCAACACGGCGAAACGCTCCTAACCGGCTCCGCCACGGCGACGCTGTCCGACGACTGA
- a CDS encoding SDR family NAD(P)-dependent oxidoreductase, with amino-acid sequence MTTDQFSLEGETVVVTGSSSGLGKAMVERFADDSANVVVTSRELDNVEPVASAINEGDADGRALALECDVRNRGSIDELVDQTVSEFGSLDVFINNAGASFQAPVAEISENGWKTIVDINLHGTFHGCQAAGEYMRDNGGGKIINIASVAGQRGSRQMSPYGAAKAAVINFTSSLAADWAEDDIWVNCIAPGLVATEGVKSQMGVDDDADAIDRSRADRTIGRPEEVADLAQFLASPASSYIVGETMTIKGTPRLE; translated from the coding sequence ATGACGACCGACCAATTCAGCCTCGAAGGAGAGACGGTGGTCGTCACGGGCTCCTCGAGCGGACTCGGGAAGGCGATGGTCGAACGCTTCGCCGACGACAGCGCGAACGTCGTCGTCACCTCTCGAGAACTGGACAACGTCGAACCCGTCGCGAGCGCGATCAACGAGGGCGACGCCGATGGGCGCGCGCTCGCCCTCGAGTGCGACGTGCGAAACCGTGGGTCGATCGACGAACTGGTCGATCAGACCGTGAGCGAGTTCGGATCGCTCGACGTGTTCATCAACAATGCGGGTGCGAGCTTTCAGGCGCCGGTCGCAGAGATCAGCGAGAACGGCTGGAAGACTATCGTCGACATCAACCTCCACGGGACGTTCCACGGCTGTCAGGCCGCGGGCGAGTACATGCGCGACAACGGCGGCGGGAAGATCATCAACATCGCGAGCGTCGCCGGTCAGCGCGGCTCGAGACAGATGAGCCCTTACGGCGCGGCGAAAGCCGCTGTGATCAATTTCACGAGTTCGCTCGCCGCCGATTGGGCCGAAGACGACATCTGGGTCAACTGCATCGCGCCCGGATTGGTCGCCACCGAGGGCGTCAAATCCCAGATGGGCGTCGACGACGACGCCGACGCGATCGATCGCTCGAGAGCGGATCGGACGATCGGGAGGCCCGAAGAGGTCGCGGACCTCGCGCAGTTCCTGGCCAGTCCGGCTTCCTCCTACATCGTCGGCGAGACGATGACGATCAAGGGAACGCCGCGCCTCGAGTGA
- a CDS encoding class I adenylate-forming enzyme family protein — MDDLELVPAASLFESPYDGNIANLLDRAVAEQPDQIAIEHAGETVTYREFSRLVETYTRGLVGLSLESDDRICLYMPNGIAFSAVVWACIRSGIVASPLNPAYRRREIEYQVDHADAKAVVVDGEASDHVVDAVAGLEAEIVSTSADTDHTSLSSVAEGGDDSHGDLVERSDDDVLLQPYTSGTTGDPKGVLLTHRNFRVQIATSVSNYSASPIQGDSLIILPMYHITGLLQMLSSLCSGRTLHLLRPDQWDPERVLELIDEHDIPAFIGVATMFSDLLEAYDPEKHGLEALQRAGQGGDKLPKPVQEAFEERIGVTLSEGYGLTETTATTHTIRWSTLGNRPGSVGQPAGHTRSKIVDENDEPVATGEEGELLIDGPQVMAGYYKNPEANEAVFTDDGFFRSGDIASRDDDNYYYIKGREKEMILTAGYNVYPREIEDTLYDHPGVLEAAVFGVPDERRGETVAAAVVPTNGASITDEEIEEYVLGELAPYKHPRYVEVRNELPKTGSGKVQKTVLREEFGREYVDE; from the coding sequence ATGGATGACCTCGAGCTCGTTCCGGCAGCGTCGCTGTTCGAATCGCCCTACGACGGAAACATTGCAAACCTCCTGGACAGGGCGGTCGCCGAACAGCCCGACCAGATCGCGATCGAACACGCCGGTGAGACGGTAACCTACCGGGAGTTTTCCCGCCTCGTCGAAACGTACACCCGCGGATTGGTCGGGCTCAGTCTCGAGTCCGACGATCGGATCTGTCTCTATATGCCAAACGGTATCGCGTTCAGTGCGGTCGTCTGGGCGTGCATTCGGAGCGGAATCGTCGCGAGCCCGCTGAACCCGGCCTACCGTCGCCGCGAAATCGAGTATCAGGTGGACCACGCCGACGCGAAGGCCGTCGTGGTAGACGGCGAGGCGAGCGATCACGTCGTCGACGCCGTCGCCGGTCTCGAGGCCGAAATCGTGAGTACGAGCGCCGACACCGATCACACGTCACTGTCGTCGGTTGCGGAGGGAGGCGACGACAGCCACGGCGACCTCGTCGAGCGCTCGGACGACGACGTTTTGCTTCAGCCCTACACGTCGGGGACGACCGGCGATCCGAAAGGCGTCCTCCTCACTCATCGGAACTTCCGGGTCCAGATCGCGACCAGCGTCTCGAATTACAGCGCGAGTCCCATTCAGGGCGATTCGCTCATTATCCTCCCGATGTACCACATCACCGGCCTCTTGCAGATGCTCTCCTCGCTGTGTTCGGGTCGGACGCTTCACTTACTCCGACCCGACCAGTGGGACCCAGAACGCGTTCTCGAGTTGATCGACGAACACGACATTCCGGCGTTCATCGGCGTCGCGACTATGTTCAGCGACTTGCTCGAGGCCTACGACCCGGAGAAACACGGCCTCGAGGCGCTCCAGCGGGCGGGACAGGGTGGCGACAAACTGCCGAAGCCGGTTCAAGAAGCGTTCGAGGAGCGAATCGGTGTCACGCTCTCAGAGGGGTACGGACTCACGGAGACGACGGCGACGACGCACACCATTCGCTGGTCGACACTCGGCAATCGGCCGGGGAGCGTCGGCCAACCCGCCGGGCACACGCGCTCGAAAATCGTCGACGAGAACGACGAGCCAGTCGCGACCGGTGAGGAAGGGGAGTTGCTCATCGACGGGCCACAGGTTATGGCGGGCTACTACAAGAATCCCGAAGCGAACGAGGCCGTCTTCACCGATGACGGCTTCTTCCGGTCGGGCGACATCGCGTCTCGAGACGACGACAACTACTACTACATCAAGGGGCGCGAGAAGGAGATGATCCTCACGGCGGGGTACAACGTCTATCCCCGCGAAATCGAGGACACGCTCTACGATCATCCGGGCGTACTCGAGGCCGCCGTCTTCGGCGTGCCCGACGAGCGACGGGGCGAGACCGTCGCCGCAGCCGTGGTGCCCACGAACGGGGCGTCGATCACCGACGAGGAAATCGAGGAGTACGTCCTCGGCGAACTCGCACCGTACAAGCACCCTCGGTACGTCGAAGTCCGTAATGAACTGCCCAAAACCGGGAGCGGGAAAGTACAGAAGACGGTTCTGCGCGAGGAGTTCGGTCGAGAGTATGTCGATGAGTGA